From Theileria orientalis strain Shintoku DNA, chromosome 4, complete genome, the proteins below share one genomic window:
- a CDS encoding high-mobility group protein, with protein sequence MASNDDNTSKAFPLATDHMNSFLLDLVQQAANYKQLKKGANEATKALNRGIAEVVVLAADAEPLEIILHLPLVCEDKNVPYIFVPSKIALGRACGVSRPVISCAITSREGSPLNQQIVDAKDQIERLLI encoded by the exons ATGGCTTCTAACGACGACAACACTTCTAAGGCCTTCCCCTTGGCTACTGATCATATGAATAGTTTTCTCCTGGACTTGGTTCAACAGGCTGCTAACTACaagcagctgaagaagggagCTAACGAAg CTACCAAGGCTTTGAATCGAGGAATAGCCGAAGTTGTTGTTTTGGCCGCTGATGCGGAACCTTTGGAGATCATTTTGCACTTACCCCTGGTCTGTGAGGACAAG AATGTTCCTTATATCTTTGTGCCAAGTAAGATTGCTCTTGGCCGAGCTTGTGGAGTTTCTCGCCCCGTTATTTCCTGCGCCATTACCAGCAGAGAAGGCTCGCCCTTGAACCAGCAGATTGTTGACGCCAAGGACCAGATAGAGCGCCTTTTGATATGA
- a CDS encoding uncharacterized protein (vacuolar sorting protein 9 domain containing protein), translating into MWFFERSKDDLISFLVHFLLVVSYLYYFKAVISFLSTLFTMMSVLRMDNKLGYIVRSLSSVLNIIHL; encoded by the exons ATGTGGTTTTTTGAAAGG TCAAAAGATGATTTGATTTCATTTTTGGTACACTTCTTACTAGTTGTCTCctatttatactattttaaagCAGTAATTTCGTTCCTGTCAACCCTGTTTACCATGATGTCAGTTTTGCGAATGGACAACAAATTAGG gTATATCGTTCGCAGCCTTTCCTCcgttttaaatattattcacCTGTAA
- a CDS encoding uncharacterized protein (beta-Ig-H3/fasciclin domain containing protein) — MFLNRHLLWRSTFGGLKKLRRTTKDPNVLNSKVYWCFEHKYIRRTVLSLCNNNPFTHVFSKLINPEKESGYKLSHELSLPGPFTGFIPIDEGLRPFLDRLESSYEEAIIDFVRSHFTLNLWLHRDILGSPTQPWLLYNQSRKSPETLTTLNNKRLFFEHAGELSKGDKEIFVNGSKVLRWNMRCHNGVIHLVEKPLFEV, encoded by the exons atgtttttaaatagACATTTATTATGGAGATCAACTTTTGGAGGCTTAAAGAAGTTAAGGAGGACTACCAAAGACCCTAATGTCTTGAATTCCAAGGTATATTGGTGTTTTgaacacaaatatattcGTCGCACAGTACTCTCCTTGTGCAATAATAACCCATTCACTCATGTTTTTTCCAAGTTAATAAACCCAGAGAAGGAATCAG GATACAAATTATCTCACGAACTCTCTCTTCCTGGCCCATTTACAGGTTTCATTCCCATAGATGAGGGCTTGAGGCCATTTTTAGATAGATTAGAGTCTTCCTATGAAGAAGCTATTATTGATTTTGTAAGATCGCATTTTACTTTGAATTTATGGCTACACCGTGACATTCTGGGCTCACCTACCCAGCCTTGGTTGTTGTACAATCAGAGCCGCAAATCGCCTGAAACGTTAACTACTTTGAACAATAAACGCCTGTTCTTCGAACACGCAGGCGAATTATCTAAGGGTGATAAGGAAATTTTCGTAAACGGATCCAAGGTGCTTCGTTGGAACATGAGGTGCCACAATGGAGTTATACACCTAGTAGAAAAGCCGTTGTTTGAAGTGTGA